CACCACTTTAAAGGAGAACCCAGGCATTACCAGTATTACTCCACCCAATCCTAAAAGACACCTTCCCTGATCCATGGATCTAAATGtcagaaatgaataaataaagTTAGAAATATTTGGGTATGAGAGAGGGGGGTGAACAAACCCTGTCTTTGCTTCTGGGTGGGGTGGAAGGAGAATCAGTCTGACACTTGTGTGCAGAGTATCTGGGGGAAGATCAGACAACAGCTACCTCTAGTGGCGACTGGAGGAACTGGCGCTGAGACTTCCTGTCTTCTTGCTTGCAACAGGTTGCATCTGGCAGTTCGCAGGGAGCTGACCCTGTGCCCAGGAGCAGAGTGTGGATCACCTGCACAGAACCCAAGGCCACTGCGACAACCCGCATCGATACCTCCTCTGCAACAACATATTGTTGGGACCCACACAAGGTTAGCAGATAAAAGGGGCTTTGGCAGACGGGTTTGCTAATATTTAGCCAATTGAAGCTGAGGAGATAAGGATTTGATCCTTTTGCAAGAGCTATTGGGAATCCACATGCTATGACTGGGCATTATGTAATGCCAGGCTGATCTACTGACCCTAGGACAACCCTCTATTGCCCAGCATCACCCCTCACCCACCAGCCTACCCTCACCCTTCTAAATCCTGCCTGAGAAGCTGGGCTGTCACTTGTATTTCAGACGCCATCTGCATGGAGGAGAGGAGCAGACTCATGAGTGCAcgtcatgctgggacttgtagtgctacAGCAGCTGGTGCAGACTGGAAGAAGGGGGATGGAGGGGGTCTAGTCAGCTCAGTGCCCATGATGAAGGCTGCTAATAAGGGTCAATGCAATGTAAAGGCAGACCTAGATGTGGTGGTGCACTAAACCCAGAGCATTCctccatgctgggacttgtagtaccaCAGCAGCTGGAGCAGGTTGTAAgactggaagggggggggggggggggggggggggggggtgagtcagCTCAGTGCCCATGATAAAGGCTGCTGGAAGGGTTAATGCAATGTAAAGGCAGACCTAGATGTGGTGGTGCACTAAACCCACAGCATTCCtagatgctgggacttgtagtaccaCAGCAGCTAGAGCAGGTTGCAAGactggaaggaagggggggggggggtgttagctCAGTGCCTATGATAAAGGCTGCTGGAAGGGTTAATGCAATGTAAAGGCAGACCTAGATGCGGTGGTGCACTAAACCCAGAGCATTCCtagatgctgggacttgtagtaccaCAGCAGCAGGAGCCGGTTGCAAGACTGAaaggagtgtgtgtgtgggggggggggggggggggctgttagtcAGCTCAGTGCCCATGAATAAAAGCTGCTGGAAGGGTTAATGCAATGTAAAGGCAGACCTAGATGCGGTGGTGCACTAAACCCAGAGCATTCCtagatgctgggacttgtagtaccaCAGCAGCAGGAGCCGGTTGCAAGACTggaaggagtgtgtgtgtgtgggggggggggggggctgttagtcAGCTCAGTGCCCATGAATAAAAGCTGCTGGAAGGGTTAATGCAATGTAAAGGCAGACCTAGATGTGGTGGTGCACTAAACCCAGAGCATTCttccatgctgggacttgtagtacccTAGCAGCTGGTGCAGGTTGCAAGactagaaggaagggggggggggggggttagctcAGTGCCTATGATAAAGGCTGCTGGAAGGGTTAATGCAATGTAAAGGCAGACCTAGATGTGGTGGTGCACTAAACCCAGAGCATTCctccatgctgggacttgtagtacccTAGCAGCTGGTGCAGGTTGCAAGactagaaggaagggggggggggtgttagctCAGTGTCCATGATAAAGGCTGCTGGAAGGGTTAATGCAATGTAAAGGCAGACCTAGATGTGGTGGTGCACTAAACCCAGAGCATTCctccatgctgggacttgtagtacccTTCCTAGCAGCTGGTGCAGGTTGCAAGactggaaggagggggggggggggggtctagtcAGCTCACTGCTCTTGATAAATGCTGCTGGGAGGATTGGGGTGGTGCACCATCCCAGAGCGGTTTAACCCTTGAGTTGCTGAAGGATGCCTTACAGATGCTATTGGTTTTtgcgcacagaaaaaaaaaaagttacagtgGGGGTCAGTCACTGGAAAGAGACTGAGGTGCTGGGTGTGGGTTGGGATGAGGCAGATGGGGTGCAAGCTGTGCAAGTGGGGTGTTTGGATGGGTGCAGAATGCCCCTGGTGCCCGGCCTGTCCGGGGAGAGTCCCCCCTCTGGTGGCATCCTCTGCGCCTGCTTTGTAGGTCATTAGTGGAGGGTAGGTAATCCCCAGGCTCAAGTACACAGAGGCGGTTCTGTCCGGAGGTGGAGTcatcttttttatttaaatctgtGGCTATAAAATGGGGAAAAAGGAGAAGAGGGATCTCAGAAGAGCCTGGAGCCCCTGAGGTGGTGGTGCCCTGGAGCATCCACAGGGGGGGTGTCACCATGCTGCACTGCCCTGGAGCCCAGCACACCTGCAAACTTCTCAAACAGGTGGCTgcctgctgcctgctgctgcctcgctTCCTGCTCACAGCCCTCATGCTGTGGCTTCTGGATTTCCAGTGCATCAGAAGGAGGGTCCTGCTCCGTGTGAAGGAGGAGAACCCTGAGAGAGATGACCCCCCTCTGTGCGTCTCTGACTCCAACCGCATGTGCACTCTGGAGTCCCTCAAGGCTGTGTGGCATGGCCAAAAACTAGACTACTTCAAGTCAGCCTACCTGGGCTGCTCTGCCCCCAACACAGAGGTGGTGGTGCTGGAGGGGCAGAGGCTTTGCAGGATCCTGGACTTCTCCCAGAGGCAGAGACCCCTGATTGTCAATTTTGGCAGTTGCACCTGACCCCCTTTCATGGCTCGCCTGCAGGCTTATCACAGGCTGGCCACCCAGCACATTGACATTGCAGATTTCTTGCTGGTCTACATAGAGGAAGCCCATCCTTCAGACGGCTGGGTGAGCACAGATGCCTCCTACCAGATCCCAAAGCATCAGAGCCTCCAGGACAGGCTGAGGGCTGCCCAGCTGATGCTCCAGGGGGCTCCAGGCTGCAGGGTGGTGGTCGATGCCATGTCCAATGCTTCCAATGCAGCCTACGGTGCCTACTTCGAGAGACTCTACATCATCCTGGATGGCAAGGTGGTCTACCAGGGGGGCAGAGGACCAGAGGGCTACAAGATCTCTGAAGTGAGGAACTGGCTGGACCAATACCACAAGCACATGCTCAACAAGGGCACCCTGGTCATCCAGATTTAAAGGGGGCACCaccaagtatttttattttctccatTTCCAGTACAAATCCAAGGCAGTATTATCCCAGAGGAGGACATGcgtttaaccccatggatgccaaaGGGGTGGGGTGGGTAAACCAAGACCACCCAGGTGGAATTGGAAGCTGCAAAAATAAgctacaaggaggaggaggatgtatgtTATTTTTCTATTGTATGTGTGACTGTGCAGCTGCCGGgggggactacaagtcccagccatGCCTGgctttctgggacttgtagttactCCGTGCAGCTTTGAAACcacccgcccccctccccccagtgtgGTTGCTTCGCTGTCACAGGGCTGGATCTGGTCGGTGTTTAGAAGTGAAGATCGGTTTTTAAATGGTTAACCAAAAAATCGCGTCTGATGTTAGTAAATGCCGGCGAGGGGTCCAGCCCGAGCGGAAACAGTGACAAAAGACAATgatatatttgtttatttatgtgactcttttttgtaacttttttatataaatattattattattatttttgtttttttttacgattTGAAAAACAAACAACTGAGATGATACAAATAAAGTTTAAAGAGACCGAAGGAGGCTGGTGATTTGTGTGCTGTGATTGGCGGAGGTGTCCAGCAGGGGGCGCGCCCAGTGACAGCTGACACGTGAGGCTCTGTGGCTGTGGGGTCTGCAGCTCTGCcacatacagggggggggggggctgaatcTACTACATCTGAATGGTCCTATGCCATGATCTGTGATGTCATCTGAGGACAGCGCTGCGCGTTCATCAGTGTCAGCGCCAATTTTATACCTGAGGCTAAAACCGTATAATATTTCATGCGACGTGGTGGAAGCGATTAGTGAGATCCTAGTTGCATTCCATGCCTGAAAAGGTTAATTGGCTTGACTGGGGTTAGAATCGGGCATCCTCGaaccgcggccctccagctgttgtaaaacgacaactcccacaatgccctgctgtaggctgttcgggcatgctgggagttgtagttttgcaacagctggagggccgccgtttgaggatgcctggagcCGTTAGATTGTTTCATTGAAAGGGGATCGTGCGGGAATAAAAAACGATAAACAAAacatggtttatttttttttcaaaaaatacgGGGGAGAATGCCGCCATATGGTgctctgtattagggctcatgcacacgaacgtattttctttccgcttccgttccattttttttattttaattttttgcggaccatatgcggaaccattcacttcaatgggtccgcgaaaacaacggaaggtactccgtgcgcATTCAGttaccgtatttccgttccgcaaaaaagtagtgcatgtcctattattgtccgcaaatcatgatccagggccccattcaagtcaatgggtccacaaaaaatacagaacgcaaacgcaacacatatacacacaaccgtatgcggtccgcaaaaaaaaaatatgaaatccgtatgccatccatttttttatttttttttgcggatccattgtaacaatgcctaaagcggacaagaataggacatgttctattttattttttttgcaaggctacggaacggacatatggatgcggaaactaaatacgtttgtgtgaatgaggcctatttcatcagttttttgcggatccatactgtagaaatgctatgcccagcccatattgctcatgtgtttggtgattaataagttactgtttctgtttccgatccgcaaaaaacggatcaaatacagaaaccatacggatatgttttgtgcaataacggaacggaagaggacttaaatcagagagaaaaaaaaacctaagatacggaacaacggatccgtgaaaaacggaccgcaaaacaacaatgttcgtgtgcatgagattCTCCCCTACGACAGGACATTTTATAACACAGGTTGGTCACAATTTCTGGTTGGATCATATTATGGAGAATGTCGCCATATGGTgctctgtattagggctcatgtacacaaacttattttatttattttttgcggaccgtatgccgaatcattcatttcaatgggtctgcaaaaaaatcggaagttcttccgtatgcattctgtttccgtgtgtccgttccgcaaaaaaatagaccatgtcctattagggtccattcacacgtccgtatgtcttttgcggatccacaaaacacggaaactggccatgtgcgttccgcattttgaggaccgcacattgccggcactctcatagaaaatgccttttcttgtctgcaattgcagacaagaataggacatgttctatttttttgtgcaacGGAAGTGCGGTTTTTTGtgcaacggaagtgcggatctggaaGTGCGGAtatgcaaatgcggatgcggacagcacattccggccccattgaaaataaatgggtccacacctgttctgcaaaattgcggaacggatgcggacccattttgcggacgtgtgaatggacccttattgtccgcattacggacaaggataggactgttctattaggggtcggcTGTTCCGTTtctcaaaatacggaatgcacatggacgtcatccgtattttttgcggatctgtgtttttacggaccgaaaaatacatacggtcgtgtgcacatACGGGTCgtgttccgtttccgtattgcggaccgcatatgcggatccgcaatacacggacaccGTTCCATGTGAATTCTGCATCAtggcatgcggacccattcacttcaatgtgtccgcaaatccagagatgcggaacggaagcacggaacgataAGACTTGCTCTatgtttttgcggaatggaaggatgcggacccattcaagttaaatgggtctggatccgtcccggagCCTGCACGAACgttctccgtgcattggggaccgtaaaTCGCGgtgcccaatgcatggaacggaacacgtacgttcgtgtgaacaagcccttacggaGATATTTTCCCCTGTAAATACAGCTTTTAGGGGGGAGTACTCCGTCATATGGCGTCTCTTGGAGCAGCATGTCAGTTTCATTTGGCAtcccatagaaagaaaaaaaacctagGTACAGTATGGCGGCATACATTTACTTGGGCACTATACTGCGGCAAAAAAACCCATCACGGCTACTACTATGACCTCCATGGTGCCCAGGCCTGAAGCATTACCATACGGTCACATGTACTTGAGATTTCATACAATATGCGACAATGTTGGACTCGCAGTGCGATTTTATAAACCAATTTATGTTGTTCCATCTCCTTCGACATGGCCTTGCACCACATTCACAGCTAACATGCAGACTATGACAAacctgcttaaatagcaattcctTGACATAATTCTGTTTGCTGAAAGCATTACCCAGGGCAGGACCTCCCTGCTTATCCACCCGCAGCCCGTCTGCATCCCGTTCCCCGACTATCCTAAACTGCGGGTAGGGAGGAAATATATATCTTCCTGCAGTGAACATTAACCGTTACAATAAAAGGACATACAAGGAATTGCTATTTAAGCCAATATACCATACATTTTTCATCAGAGCTCATATCTACATAAGGCCACATTGACTCACGGGAGATCATAGTGCCATATGGTGGCTATTAGATTCCATTGGGGTCGCATCAGTTCAAGTGGACATGCGAGTTCATGCTCCTTTGAGATTGcaaatccccccctccccccaatttttttttttggtgattgcaaaaattagccaacagggcatgtcagcaggatcaaccctattaaggtACGagggtacgggccgttttttttttgtgttccgtatacggtccatacacggaaccattcatttcaatggttccacaaaaaaaacggaatgtgttccgtatgcattccgtttccgtatttccgttccgttgaaagatagaacatgtcctatatttggctgcaaatcacgttccgtggctccattaaagtcaatgggtccgcaaaaaaaacggaacacatacggaaatgcatccatatctgttccgtttttactgaaccatctattgaaaatgttatgcccagcccaatttttttggagattgagtgcaccgagggGCGTGGCCTATCAGCTTTCCGGTGCAGGCCCCTCTGTGCCCTGAAGCccttatttgcataaagaataaaagtcccCCCTACCGTTTTTCACAGGACAGGTATCATTTCATTCAGCAGTGTGCCTGGTTtgttagggttgatcctgctgacaggtaaGAGATAGAGCCGTCACACCCCATATGGTATATCATTTTAAGATGGGAGAGAAAAGTTGGATTtttggacaaaactgaagtgatgTCGCTATGTCACCGCCACATCCCGGTGACGCCGCGGCCTCGCATGCAATTAATATGGACTGGATTACTGTCCCAAATCTTACCAGGAAGCAGTCCATTAAACTCTATGCAGACGTAGCAGTGTCGAGCTGCGTGTCACCTGCTCTGTGTCCTCGCCCAGCGACATAGTTTGTGTTTCAATCACTGCTAGAAAAAGAAAAGCCGTGCAGGTGAGACCTGCAGGAGACGAGCTGTTTGCTTTTCCCCAGACGGATGGACTGAACTGGTTTTATATTACAATgggttggaaaaaaaaacacgctGCTTTCTAGGGTTACCGCTCTGAGCGGTATGCAGCTGTACGCCGCCAGATGAGACGTGCAATAACCCCCACACAGGCACCGACTCTCCACCATGACCGCTTCCTCCGGCGTCGTTTGGTGGTGTGTGAGTTCCCAGTGCAGTGTCCTGGCTGATAGATCCATATGGGGTGGGATAAAATCCCGAATTtgcatttgcaaaaaaaaaaaaatgcggcgTGATGGCACGCACATGTCGCCGAAAATCGGACATGTAAATGgcatgcaattttttttccatggGGTTCTCTTAAAATTGGCTAATACAAGGTCGCCATATGATTTTAGGGGGTCATTTTCtattctgaaatacacctaaattaggcgtatttcaggcgcagatagcggcgcaacatgcggacccattcatttcaataaggaCTCAAAagacactcagtgtgctgtccgcatccgttgctccttttccgtagaacatgtcctattcttgttcgttttgcggacaagaacaggcatttctataatgggccacccattccgttccgcaaattgcagaatgcacacgggcaGCATTCGTGTTTTTTGGAACCGCagcttgcggactgcaaaacacggtgCAGTCATGTGCGTGTAGCCTTAGGTCTCATGCAAACGACCGCACGccgtttttgcagtccacaaattgctgatccgtaaaacacggatgcTGCCCGTGTGCAGCCCATTCCAGAAACGCCTGTTCTTGTCcctaaaactgacaagaataggacattttttatttttattttttgtggggtaccggatgcggacagcatcttttgcggtcccattgaagtgaataggtctgcatctgaGCCCCAAAattgcagcttggatgcggattcaaacaacagccgtgtgaatgaggccttatagtggGAAGGGGTTACTATGTCTTTATAAATAATGAAAAGTGTCAGGACACTGGCCGGATCGGGGAAACTCCTTCTGGTCCAAGGTCAGCTTAAAGGGGGTTGTTAAAGAACCCCATCCATTGTACGGGGTCTACCACCATAAGCACTCCCATTAGCCCATGACCCTCCCCGTTCTATTACCCAGGATAGCCCCTGCAAACAGACTGCAGTTCAGGAGGACACAATTACATGGTTGCCCGTTCAGTTGAATGGAGGAGCATGTAATACTACACTTCTCCTGTAGGGGCCGCTGCAGGAGAAATGTGCAGCTGCCAACAGCTCGCTTCTGATCGCTGGCAGATCCTTAGTAACAGTTcagatgggacaatccctttaaaggggtggtctgaacagtggtgtatcttggttttgtgctgccctaggctaGACTAAACTTGGACACctcctaatataaatttgacccaccccttcctgtcaaggccaaaccccttcctATTTTACAGATtacttttaattttttcaaaaaacaatGTGCAGCTAGAGATAGtacagtattaaccccttcctaaTTCTCCCCCCTCTAACCACCCAACCCCTTACCCCATAAAACAACTAAGTAATTGATTTTCTTGAGAAATACTGTAATTTAAGTACTTACAGTTTTTGAAGACCGCAGGCTCAGACCGTGTGCAGGATCTGTTCTGCACTTGGAGGAGATAAGGCTCACCCTATAGCGTTGCCGACCCGTGACTCCACCTCCGTGTGACGTCATGACAGCAACGCGCGGATGCAAAAggcaggggaggtcgggaggaagtcaggaggaggaggaagtacgTTTTTCAACTCCTTTACTATGCGGCGCCAGCGATGCCGCTCACATAGTGAAGGATCGGATCGGACaaggggcaaaaaaaaatatttagcatattgtgtaactatcactaagcaaacaaggcattttgccgccccattgtcaAGTGCCGCCCTatgcaaatgccttgtttgcctcgtgatagatacacCCCAGGGTCTGAAAAAAGCCACTTACCTATTCACCGCTGCTCCTTTCCAGCACTGAGGGTCCCATCTTGTTGATCCGCGGTGTGACATTCCATCTGTCATCAAGTGCCGCTTGCAGCCAGGTCAGTGAATGACTGCAGTGGGGCATCCGATAATGGATGAGGCCTATAACATTTCAACCAGTGCTGGAACACTGAATTGGTAAGTGGCTTTTTTTTACTTAAGGTCCCATGACCGTCTCcgctttgcggtccgcaaaccgtggatccgctaAATACAGATGTATTTATCTGCATTATTTTTTGCAGGCCCTTTGACTTTAACGGGTCCatggtccacattttgcggacacgTTCTGTCTTTTTGCAAAATGGACATAAGCATCAGTGatgcttacctgtgcctgtgcgcgagccggtcaccgggagcaggcagttcagagaacagccgccgggggccttcatcgggctgta
The sequence above is drawn from the Bufo bufo chromosome 11, aBufBuf1.1, whole genome shotgun sequence genome and encodes:
- the DIO3 gene encoding thyroxine 5-deiodinase, whose translation is MLHCPGAQHTCKLLKQVAACCLLLPRFLLTALMLWLLDFQCIRRRVLLRVKEENPERDDPPLCVSDSNRMCTLESLKAVWHGQKLDYFKSAYLGCSAPNTEVVVLEGQRLCRILDFSQRQRPLIVNFGSCTUPPFMARLQAYHRLATQHIDIADFLLVYIEEAHPSDGWVSTDASYQIPKHQSLQDRLRAAQLMLQGAPGCRVVVDAMSNASNAAYGAYFERLYIILDGKVVYQGGRGPEGYKISEVRNWLDQYHKHMLNKGTLVIQI